In Flavobacterium sp. N3904, one DNA window encodes the following:
- a CDS encoding 1,4-dihydroxy-2-naphthoyl-CoA synthase has product MDWITAKEFEDITYKKCNGVARIAFNRPDVRNAFRPKTTSELYQAFYDAQEDTSIGVVLLSAEGPSSKDGVYSFCSGGDQNARGHQGYVGDDGQHRLNILEVQRLIRFMPKVVIAVVPGWAVGGGHSLHVVCDMTLASKEHAIFKQTDADVTSFDGGYGSAYLAKMVGQKKAREIFFLGRNYSAQEAMDMGMVNAVIPHAELEDTAYEWAQEILGKSPMAIKMLKFAMNLTDDGMVGQQVFAGEATRLAYMTEEAKEGRNAFLEKRKPNFEKKWLP; this is encoded by the coding sequence ATGGATTGGATAACAGCCAAAGAATTTGAAGATATAACCTATAAAAAATGCAATGGTGTTGCCCGAATTGCATTTAACAGACCCGATGTGCGCAACGCTTTTAGACCAAAAACAACATCCGAATTGTATCAGGCATTTTACGATGCGCAAGAAGATACCTCAATTGGGGTTGTTTTGCTTTCTGCTGAAGGACCATCATCTAAGGATGGGGTATATTCATTTTGTAGTGGAGGCGATCAAAATGCCCGTGGTCATCAAGGTTATGTAGGAGACGATGGTCAGCATCGTTTGAATATTCTTGAAGTACAACGATTAATTCGTTTTATGCCAAAAGTGGTTATCGCTGTTGTTCCTGGCTGGGCTGTTGGTGGTGGACATAGTTTGCATGTAGTTTGTGATATGACTTTAGCAAGCAAAGAGCACGCCATTTTCAAACAAACCGATGCAGATGTTACCAGTTTTGACGGAGGCTACGGTTCTGCTTATCTTGCCAAAATGGTAGGACAGAAAAAAGCAAGAGAAATTTTCTTTTTGGGTCGAAATTATTCTGCTCAAGAAGCAATGGATATGGGAATGGTGAATGCCGTTATTCCTCATGCTGAATTAGAAGATACCGCTTATGAATGGGCACAAGAAATTCTTGGAAAATCCCCTATGGCCATCAAAATGCTCAAGTTTGCTATGAATCTTACCGATGATGGTATGGTGGGACAACAAGTATTTGCTGGCGAAGCAACAAGGCTCGCCTATATGACCGAAGAAGCTAAAGAAGGTAGAAATGCATTCCTTGAAAAACGCAAACCGAATTTTGAAAAGAAATGGTTGCCATAA
- a CDS encoding PH domain-containing protein, with protein sequence MENFTNVTIDTTQLPKFEEVEFSILHPNYWKVTLITLSVFFLIIGIGVGFLFYFNEEIAPYISQIGIIYVVLLLLVLFFSRMSFKKKGFAFRTHDVLFRHGIIATNTLVIPYNRVQHVALHEGLISRFFGLAKIEIFTAGGSSSDIEIPGIAKEQAENIKQLLMGKIQKQL encoded by the coding sequence ATGGAAAATTTTACAAATGTGACTATCGATACTACCCAACTTCCTAAATTTGAGGAAGTAGAATTCTCTATTTTACACCCGAATTATTGGAAAGTAACTTTGATAACCTTATCCGTATTTTTTTTGATAATCGGAATTGGTGTAGGTTTTCTGTTTTATTTCAATGAGGAGATTGCTCCCTATATTTCTCAAATCGGAATTATTTATGTGGTTTTGTTGCTATTGGTTCTTTTCTTTTCGAGAATGAGTTTTAAGAAAAAAGGATTTGCATTTAGAACTCATGATGTATTGTTTAGACATGGAATAATTGCCACAAATACACTGGTAATTCCTTATAATAGAGTACAACATGTAGCTTTACATGAAGGTTTAATTTCGAGGTTTTTTGGATTGGCAAAAATCGAAATCTTTACAGCCGGAGGAAGTTCAAGTGATATAGAAATTCCCGGAATTGCCAAAGAGCAAGCCGAGAACATCAAACAACTTTTGATGGGAAAAATTCAAAAGCAATTATAA
- a CDS encoding PH domain-containing protein, whose protein sequence is MEANFNQPQRQSIVGIFVMFIYSLQGYAKALWPILVIWIFKFNEINKGYLLVGTIAVFAVIGIISYLKYLNFTFYIDQENDEFIITEGIFNKTKTTIQLYKIQQVNINQSLIQRLVGVYELAVDTAGSNKKEGNIRAISHELALDLKSRLLENENKEDINVDDAIGALSEILTEKAIKTEVPFIKISFLSLLKIGITSNYVKSFFVLLAFFITLFDHIKQITGRDVLHDENIEDYVDKSQVFTAFLMLFIIFFLAVILINLVKTIFTYFDYKIARQKGSLLLSYGLLNTKSTIIKPEKVQITSITQNFFQKKMNVLHLKIKQATGGEKEDHKLAIEIPGCDRLEKDAILKLLFQKIPEKGVMLKPNFRKLGFSVFLTIGLPLLGFYFVRDFIIEQLPMVDYFVLFYVVFVGIIQFFAFKNNRLYINDDFIILQSGAWDVSNRIIIPSKIQAITTSQLFWHKNINIGSLTLHTAGGDISFQLGNFTAIKQYVNLWLYEMETSDSNWM, encoded by the coding sequence ATGGAAGCCAATTTCAATCAACCACAACGACAATCCATCGTTGGGATTTTTGTTATGTTTATTTATTCACTTCAAGGATATGCAAAGGCATTGTGGCCTATTTTGGTGATTTGGATTTTTAAATTCAATGAAATTAATAAAGGTTATTTATTGGTCGGAACAATAGCTGTTTTTGCTGTCATTGGAATCATTTCTTATTTAAAATACTTGAATTTCACCTTTTACATAGATCAGGAAAATGACGAATTTATTATAACCGAAGGCATTTTCAATAAAACCAAAACAACCATACAACTTTATAAAATCCAACAAGTAAATATCAACCAGTCATTGATTCAGCGATTGGTAGGGGTCTATGAATTGGCTGTTGATACTGCGGGTTCCAATAAAAAAGAGGGAAATATCAGGGCCATTTCGCATGAATTGGCATTAGACCTAAAATCTCGTTTATTAGAGAATGAAAATAAAGAAGATATAAATGTTGATGATGCAATTGGTGCTTTAAGCGAAATTTTAACTGAAAAGGCTATCAAAACAGAAGTTCCATTTATAAAAATTAGTTTTTTGAGTTTATTGAAAATCGGAATTACTTCCAATTATGTAAAAAGCTTTTTTGTTTTGCTAGCGTTTTTCATCACACTTTTCGATCACATTAAGCAAATAACGGGCAGGGATGTTTTGCACGATGAAAACATCGAAGATTATGTCGATAAAAGCCAAGTCTTTACTGCTTTTTTAATGCTATTTATCATTTTCTTTTTGGCAGTTATTTTAATTAATTTGGTCAAAACAATTTTCACTTATTTTGATTATAAAATAGCCAGACAAAAAGGTTCGTTATTGCTTTCTTATGGCTTATTGAATACCAAAAGTACTATCATAAAACCCGAAAAAGTTCAGATTACAAGTATTACCCAGAATTTTTTTCAAAAGAAGATGAATGTGTTGCATCTTAAAATAAAACAGGCAACTGGAGGAGAAAAAGAAGACCATAAACTAGCTATAGAAATTCCAGGATGTGACAGACTCGAAAAAGATGCAATTTTGAAATTGTTGTTTCAAAAAATCCCTGAAAAAGGTGTGATGCTCAAACCTAATTTTAGAAAACTCGGATTTTCAGTTTTCCTAACTATTGGGTTACCGTTGCTAGGTTTCTATTTTGTTAGAGATTTTATAATAGAACAATTGCCAATGGTAGATTATTTTGTGCTTTTTTATGTTGTTTTTGTTGGTATAATTCAATTTTTTGCATTCAAAAATAATCGCCTTTATATTAATGATGACTTCATAATTCTCCAAAGCGGTGCTTGGGATGTTTCTAATAGAATTATTATACCGAGTAAAATTCAGGCGATTACAACTTCACAACTCTTTTGGCACAAAAATATCAATATTGGTTCCTTAACTTTGCATACTGCAGGAGGGGATATTAGTTTTCAATTGGGTAATTTTACAGCTATAAAACAATATGTCAATCTTTGGTTGTACGAAATGGAAACATCTGATAGTAATTGGATGTAA
- the menA gene encoding 1,4-dihydroxy-2-naphthoate octaprenyltransferase: MKHWIEAARLRTLPLSVSGIIVGSMYALANPTDNVLTPTDVFNWEIFAFALLTTLGLQVLSNFANDYGDGVKGTDNEDRVGPKRAIQSGVITPQAMKRALVITSLLTLFSAIFLIYVAFGESNLVYSVFYLILGIMAIISAIRYTVGNSAYGYKGYGDIFVFAFFGLVSTLGVNFLYSKQLDLILILPATAIGLLSVAVLNLNNMRDQASDAKSGKNTVVVKMGAEKAKKYHYFLIVSAMIAVVTFAILSDFSFDQYLFLLAYIPLTKHLITVSKNQDPKLLDPELKKVALSTFLLSILLSLCMISLISDIFVNLFLGGR, encoded by the coding sequence ATGAAACACTGGATTGAAGCCGCAAGATTAAGAACATTACCATTATCAGTTTCTGGAATAATAGTTGGAAGTATGTATGCGTTGGCAAACCCAACAGATAATGTATTGACTCCAACAGATGTTTTCAATTGGGAAATATTTGCTTTTGCACTTTTGACAACATTAGGATTACAAGTGCTTTCTAATTTTGCCAATGATTACGGAGATGGTGTCAAAGGAACAGACAATGAGGATAGAGTAGGGCCAAAACGGGCCATACAAAGTGGTGTGATAACTCCTCAAGCAATGAAACGTGCTTTGGTGATTACCTCTCTACTTACATTATTTTCAGCAATATTCTTGATTTATGTTGCATTTGGAGAAAGTAATCTCGTTTATTCTGTATTTTATTTGATTTTAGGAATTATGGCTATAATTTCTGCAATTCGTTATACTGTAGGTAATTCGGCTTATGGATACAAAGGATATGGTGATATTTTTGTATTTGCATTCTTCGGATTGGTGAGTACTTTAGGCGTTAATTTCTTGTATTCAAAACAATTGGACTTGATACTTATTTTGCCAGCTACAGCAATTGGATTATTGAGTGTTGCTGTTTTAAATTTGAATAATATGCGCGACCAAGCTTCGGATGCCAAATCAGGAAAGAATACCGTTGTGGTAAAAATGGGTGCCGAAAAAGCCAAAAAATACCATTATTTCCTGATTGTTTCCGCTATGATTGCGGTAGTTACGTTCGCCATATTGAGCGATTTTAGTTTTGATCAATACTTGTTTTTATTGGCATATATTCCGCTAACCAAACATTTAATCACAGTATCCAAAAATCAAGATCCAAAATTATTGGATCCCGAATTAAAGAAAGTAGCCTTGAGTACCTTTTTGCTTTCGATATTATTATCTTTATGTATGATTTCCTTGATATCCGATATTTTTGTGAATCTTTTCTTGGGAGGACGATAA
- a CDS encoding metal-dependent hydrolase: protein MKITFYGHASLGIEVSGKHILVDPYISANPKASHININDLKADFILLTHAHGDHILDVEYIASRTNAVIVSNAEIAGYYGKKGFQSHPMNHGGSWNFDFGKLKYVSAIHSSSFPDGMYGGNPGGFVIEGEHKNIYIAGDTALTMDMKLIPMRTQLDLAILPIGNNFTMDVEDAIIASDFVACDKILGIHFDTFGYIEINHEQAIKKFFDKGKDLMLLEIGSFIEL, encoded by the coding sequence ATGAAAATAACATTCTACGGTCACGCCTCTTTGGGAATTGAAGTTAGTGGCAAACACATTCTTGTGGATCCCTATATTTCTGCCAATCCAAAGGCTTCCCATATTAACATTAACGATCTTAAAGCCGATTTTATCCTTTTGACACACGCTCACGGTGATCATATACTCGATGTCGAATACATTGCATCTAGAACCAATGCTGTGATTGTGTCGAATGCTGAAATTGCGGGTTATTATGGTAAAAAAGGTTTTCAATCACACCCTATGAACCATGGTGGTAGCTGGAATTTTGATTTTGGAAAACTAAAATATGTAAGTGCTATTCACTCCAGTTCTTTTCCTGACGGGATGTATGGCGGGAATCCAGGTGGTTTTGTAATCGAGGGCGAACACAAAAATATCTACATTGCCGGCGACACCGCGCTTACGATGGATATGAAATTGATTCCGATGCGTACACAACTCGATTTGGCGATTTTACCAATTGGGAATAATTTTACCATGGATGTTGAGGACGCTATAATAGCCTCCGATTTTGTGGCTTGTGATAAAATTCTGGGCATTCACTTCGACACATTCGGTTATATCGAAATCAATCACGAGCAAGCCATTAAGAAATTCTTCGATAAAGGAAAAGATTTGATGTTGCTCGAAATCGGAAGTTTTATTGAATTATAA
- a CDS encoding tetratricopeptide repeat protein, with product MEKKYFLLFISLYITINAFSQQDGYWDKDRSTTKEINVSARDRIVIKTEDLPLGTTEIVYRITLLDENQQLASSLVSVLKSIPDPTGISQGSAGAVFVLSKISGDDKCTYAIFSTDKLALEYKDSGKTLESCLIQEEPVSKDAKLLSIEKSTCLNGNALWFGFESKNWIMKQKIILEVVPWVDKKLSRGWSLDNRKTIIEQCKTSSLAQKMVNSDDFCVCVLDKIQTKYKYQEFQKLLSVERSKVFKDSGNSCFGETSTSGAVYADLRNHATLLAKQGKNGEAITKLLVLINDGKATALDYSAIGSCYLLTKQYGKALKYLQDGEKLDNSELLIQLNLAHGYLLNDNYKEAKKIYKKYQNQNVTDSLSWTQKTEQDFKAFQKAGILNEDFERVLKLMKE from the coding sequence ATGGAAAAAAAATATTTTCTACTATTTATTTCACTTTATATTACCATCAATGCTTTCTCTCAACAAGATGGTTATTGGGACAAAGACAGATCGACTACCAAAGAAATCAACGTTTCTGCCAGAGACCGAATCGTCATAAAAACTGAAGATTTACCGCTTGGAACTACAGAAATTGTTTATAGAATTACCCTTTTGGATGAGAACCAACAATTGGCCAGCAGTTTGGTTTCGGTTCTAAAATCAATTCCCGATCCCACTGGAATCAGTCAAGGTTCAGCCGGAGCCGTTTTTGTTTTGTCAAAAATATCGGGAGACGATAAATGTACCTACGCTATTTTTTCAACAGACAAATTGGCTTTAGAATACAAAGACTCTGGAAAAACATTGGAATCCTGTTTGATTCAGGAAGAACCAGTTAGCAAAGATGCCAAATTACTTTCAATAGAGAAATCAACGTGTTTAAACGGAAATGCCTTGTGGTTTGGTTTTGAAAGTAAAAACTGGATTATGAAGCAAAAAATCATTTTGGAAGTTGTGCCTTGGGTTGATAAAAAGTTAAGCCGTGGTTGGAGTCTGGACAATAGAAAGACAATTATTGAGCAATGCAAGACCTCCAGTTTGGCTCAAAAAATGGTAAATTCGGATGATTTTTGTGTTTGTGTATTAGATAAAATTCAAACTAAGTATAAATATCAAGAGTTTCAAAAGCTATTGTCAGTAGAAAGATCCAAAGTTTTTAAAGATTCCGGAAATAGTTGTTTTGGCGAAACAAGTACTTCTGGTGCTGTTTATGCAGATTTGCGAAATCATGCAACACTTCTTGCAAAGCAAGGTAAAAACGGTGAAGCAATTACAAAATTATTAGTTTTAATTAATGATGGCAAAGCGACAGCATTAGATTATAGTGCAATTGGAAGCTGTTATCTTTTGACCAAACAATACGGAAAAGCACTAAAATACCTTCAAGATGGTGAAAAACTCGATAACTCAGAACTTTTGATTCAATTGAATTTAGCCCACGGGTATTTGCTAAACGACAATTACAAAGAAGCCAAAAAAATCTACAAGAAATACCAAAACCAAAACGTTACCGACAGTTTGAGCTGGACTCAAAAAACCGAACAGGATTTCAAAGCTTTCCAAAAAGCAGGAATTCTGAACGAGGATTTTGAGCGAGTACTTAAGTTGATGAAAGAGTAG
- a CDS encoding o-succinylbenzoate synthase produces the protein MLASYHKYILNFKRPSGTSRGVMTEKETWFIVLEQDGKKGIGECGILRGLSIDDRSDYEEKLIWTCDNIYLGKDLLWEALLEFPSIQFGVEMAFQSLESETPFLLFPSDFTEGTKSITINGLVWMGKEAFMKQQIEEKLANGFQCIKLKIGAIDFDKELQLLRFIRQHFTPEQIEIRVDANGAFSINEALNKLRQLAVFKLHSIEQPIAKNNMNSMADLCKSTPLPIALDEELIGVFTTYEKEELLLKIKPQYIILKPSFVGGFRGTKEWISLAEKHNIGWWITSALESNIGLNAIAQWTYLQHNLMPQGLGTGALYTNNYECPLKVSKGQLWYDNDLNWNFDFHTLEI, from the coding sequence ATGCTCGCTTCCTACCACAAATATATTCTCAATTTCAAACGTCCATCGGGAACTTCCCGTGGTGTAATGACCGAAAAGGAAACTTGGTTTATTGTTTTGGAGCAAGACGGTAAAAAAGGAATAGGGGAGTGTGGTATTTTGAGAGGTTTAAGCATCGACGACCGTTCCGATTATGAAGAAAAATTAATATGGACTTGTGACAATATTTATCTTGGTAAAGACCTACTTTGGGAAGCTTTGTTAGAATTTCCGTCCATACAGTTTGGAGTCGAAATGGCGTTTCAGTCTTTAGAAAGTGAAACACCTTTTTTACTCTTTCCATCGGACTTCACAGAGGGTACAAAATCAATCACAATAAATGGATTGGTTTGGATGGGAAAAGAGGCTTTTATGAAGCAACAAATTGAAGAGAAATTAGCCAATGGATTTCAATGCATTAAACTCAAAATTGGAGCCATAGATTTTGATAAAGAACTACAATTATTGCGTTTTATTCGCCAACATTTCACTCCTGAACAAATCGAAATTAGAGTTGATGCCAACGGAGCTTTTTCGATAAATGAAGCTTTAAATAAATTACGACAATTAGCTGTTTTTAAATTACATAGCATCGAACAGCCTATTGCGAAAAATAATATGAATAGCATGGCCGACCTATGTAAAAGCACTCCATTGCCAATTGCTTTGGATGAAGAATTGATTGGAGTATTTACTACGTATGAAAAAGAAGAACTATTGCTTAAAATAAAGCCACAATACATCATTTTGAAACCTAGTTTTGTGGGTGGTTTTCGCGGGACTAAGGAGTGGATATCATTGGCTGAAAAACACAATATTGGCTGGTGGATTACCTCTGCTTTAGAAAGCAATATCGGGCTTAATGCAATCGCTCAATGGACCTACTTGCAGCATAATTTGATGCCGCAAGGTTTGGGAACAGGAGCATTGTACACCAATAATTATGAATGTCCTTTAAAAGTTTCAAAAGGGCAATTGTGGTATGACAATGATTTAAATTGGAATTTTGATTTTCATACTTTAGAAATATAA
- a CDS encoding sugar phosphate isomerase/epimerase family protein — MIKRRDFIINSGLALGALAIAPSLAFSIKPKNIGLQLYTLRESFSTDVKGVLEQVAKTGYKEVETYGYSAEKGFFGTSPKDFKKILNDNGLKAPSGHYDFKSFIKDNNADFLKSSIECANQLGSEYVVIPWLAEDLRSKLDDYKLIAQKANEAAVLCKQAGLKLAYHNHDFEFKKFGNQIGYDILLQETDKKLVDFELDLYWVVRSGNDPLQLFKTNPGRFKMWHVKDMDKSKVEWNTEIGEGSINFKAIFAEAKLSGMQYFFVEQETNYSPNPTNSIKTSWEYVSKELI; from the coding sequence ATGATAAAAAGAAGAGATTTTATAATAAACAGCGGTTTGGCATTAGGCGCATTGGCAATAGCCCCTTCCCTTGCCTTTTCAATTAAACCAAAAAATATTGGTCTTCAATTGTATACTTTGAGAGAGTCGTTCTCTACAGACGTAAAAGGAGTTTTGGAACAAGTTGCTAAGACTGGATATAAAGAAGTGGAAACTTATGGATACTCTGCTGAAAAAGGATTTTTTGGTACTTCGCCAAAAGATTTCAAAAAGATTCTTAATGATAATGGACTAAAAGCACCAAGCGGTCATTATGATTTTAAATCGTTTATAAAAGACAATAATGCCGATTTTCTGAAGTCATCTATCGAATGTGCAAATCAACTAGGAAGTGAATATGTAGTTATTCCGTGGTTAGCAGAAGACTTAAGAAGTAAGTTGGACGATTACAAACTAATTGCCCAAAAAGCAAACGAGGCAGCCGTTTTGTGCAAACAAGCGGGATTAAAATTAGCGTATCACAATCATGATTTTGAGTTCAAGAAGTTTGGCAATCAAATAGGATATGATATTTTATTGCAAGAAACAGATAAAAAATTAGTGGATTTTGAATTGGATTTGTATTGGGTTGTCCGTTCAGGAAATGACCCCTTGCAATTGTTTAAAACAAATCCTGGGCGATTTAAAATGTGGCATGTAAAAGATATGGATAAATCAAAAGTAGAATGGAATACTGAAATTGGAGAAGGAAGTATCAACTTTAAAGCGATTTTTGCTGAAGCCAAACTTTCTGGAATGCAATACTTTTTTGTAGAACAAGAAACGAATTATTCTCCAAATCCAACTAACTCTATTAAAACAAGTTGGGAATATGTATCCAAAGAATTAATCTAA
- a CDS encoding hydroxypyruvate isomerase family protein, giving the protein MSANFDRRSAIKGILAGTVTLGISTGFASVLTSSEEESKLVSNILKGRIKHSVARWCFNDFDLETLCFEAEKIGITGIDLVGPKDWSTLKKYNLVSSMCNGAELNLVDGFNDTEFHEQLIKNYTEMIPLVAEAGYKNLICFSGSRRGKTDEEGWNNCVLGLKTLIPLAEKHKVTLVMELQNSKIDHKDYQCDKTYWGVELVKRINSENFKLLYDIYHMQIDEGDVIRNIKENHNYIAHYHTGGVPGRNEIDETQELNYSAIMKAIADTGFSGYVGQEFIPKQKDKIASLKKAIEICDI; this is encoded by the coding sequence ATGAGTGCCAATTTTGATAGAAGATCGGCTATAAAAGGAATTCTTGCAGGAACAGTAACTTTAGGAATTTCAACTGGCTTTGCATCAGTTTTGACCTCTTCGGAAGAGGAATCAAAATTAGTTTCGAATATATTAAAAGGAAGAATTAAACATTCGGTAGCTCGTTGGTGTTTCAATGATTTTGATTTAGAAACACTTTGCTTTGAGGCAGAAAAAATAGGAATTACCGGAATTGATTTGGTAGGACCAAAAGATTGGTCAACCTTAAAAAAGTACAATCTAGTTTCTTCAATGTGTAATGGTGCCGAATTGAATTTGGTAGATGGCTTTAATGACACCGAATTTCATGAACAACTGATTAAAAATTATACTGAAATGATTCCTTTAGTTGCTGAAGCGGGTTACAAAAACTTGATTTGCTTTAGCGGAAGCAGAAGAGGAAAAACAGATGAGGAAGGCTGGAATAATTGTGTGCTTGGATTGAAAACATTGATACCATTGGCCGAAAAACATAAAGTAACCTTGGTTATGGAGCTACAGAACAGTAAGATTGATCACAAAGATTATCAATGTGATAAAACCTATTGGGGAGTAGAATTGGTGAAACGAATCAATTCTGAAAATTTTAAACTGCTGTATGATATTTACCATATGCAAATTGATGAGGGTGACGTAATTCGAAATATCAAAGAAAATCACAACTACATTGCCCATTATCATACTGGAGGAGTTCCTGGCCGTAACGAAATTGATGAAACCCAAGAGCTCAATTACAGTGCTATAATGAAAGCCATTGCAGATACTGGTTTTTCAGGTTATGTGGGGCAAGAGTTTATTCCAAAACAAAAAGATAAAATAGCCTCTTTGAAAAAGGCAATTGAAATTTGTGATATTTAA
- a CDS encoding nucleoside permease: protein MNTTIRIKLSVMMFLEFFIWGAWFVTLGTFLGNNLKASGSETAAVFSTQSWGAIIAPFIIGLIADRYFNAEKILGILHLAGAFLMHQMYQSADVGSFYIYVLSYMVLYMPTLALVNSVAFNQMKDPEKEFANIRVWGTIGWILAGLSISFLFHWDSAEAVTNGLLKNTFLLAGIAALVLGLLSFTLPKTPPKVSEEKIKIGDFIGLDALKLLKDKNFLIFFISSILICIPLAFYYQNAHPFLTAAGVENPTGKMAIGQISEALFLLFIPVFFARFGFKKTILVGMLAWAVRYVLFAYGNGTDLSFMLILGIALHGICYDFFFVSGQIYTNSKAGEKYKSSAQGLITLATYGIGMLIGFAVAGWITDNYKTVDGAINWQMVWIIPAGIAFAVFLIFALLFQDKNKTQDEISAF from the coding sequence ATGAATACAACTATCCGCATTAAATTATCTGTAATGATGTTTCTGGAATTTTTTATTTGGGGGGCATGGTTTGTCACTCTTGGTACTTTTTTAGGAAACAATTTAAAAGCTTCTGGTTCAGAAACGGCAGCAGTTTTTTCCACTCAATCATGGGGAGCGATCATTGCGCCTTTTATTATTGGTTTGATTGCAGATCGATATTTTAATGCGGAGAAAATCTTAGGTATTTTGCATTTAGCGGGTGCATTTTTGATGCATCAAATGTATCAATCGGCAGATGTTGGGTCATTTTATATCTATGTGTTGAGTTATATGGTTTTGTACATGCCTACATTGGCATTGGTAAATTCAGTGGCATTCAATCAAATGAAAGATCCGGAGAAAGAGTTTGCCAATATTAGAGTTTGGGGAACTATTGGTTGGATTTTAGCAGGATTGTCTATTAGTTTCTTGTTTCATTGGGATTCTGCAGAAGCTGTTACTAATGGATTACTTAAAAACACATTTCTTTTGGCCGGAATTGCAGCTTTGGTTTTAGGTTTGTTAAGTTTTACATTGCCTAAAACACCTCCAAAAGTTAGTGAAGAAAAAATTAAAATTGGGGATTTTATTGGTCTTGATGCTTTAAAACTTTTAAAAGATAAAAATTTCTTAATATTTTTTATTTCATCCATTCTAATTTGTATTCCGTTGGCTTTTTATTATCAAAATGCACATCCATTTTTGACTGCTGCCGGAGTTGAAAATCCAACCGGAAAAATGGCAATTGGACAAATATCCGAAGCCTTATTTTTATTGTTTATTCCGGTGTTTTTTGCCCGATTTGGATTTAAGAAAACAATTCTGGTGGGAATGCTCGCTTGGGCTGTTCGCTATGTTTTATTTGCTTATGGCAATGGTACCGATTTGAGTTTCATGCTTATTCTTGGAATCGCTTTGCACGGAATTTGCTATGATTTCTTTTTTGTTTCCGGACAAATTTATACGAATTCAAAAGCAGGAGAAAAATACAAAAGTTCCGCTCAAGGATTGATAACGTTAGCCACTTATGGTATTGGAATGTTAATTGGTTTTGCAGTTGCGGGTTGGATTACAGATAATTACAAAACTGTTGATGGGGCAATCAACTGGCAAATGGTTTGGATAATACCTGCAGGAATTGCTTTTGCAGTGTTCTTGATTTTTGCTCTTTTATTTCAAGATAAAAACAAAACACAAGATGAAATTTCAGCATTTTAA
- a CDS encoding DUF1080 domain-containing protein produces the protein MKKIITTVLVFTLFQTMQAQKGFKPLFDGKTTTGWHTYGKTNVNDGWKVEDGVLHFDPEAAKNGQGGDLVTDAEYENFHLKVDWKVAPNANSGIIFYINENPAKYKNTYETGLEMQVLDNDGHPDGKITKHRAGDLYDLIQSKSEPVKPVGEWNTAEIVCKNGKLTYVLNGVIVIETTLWDDNFKALVAGSKFAAWPGFGTFKKGKIALQDHGNNVWYRNIMIKEWNTMETTTGCK, from the coding sequence ATGAAAAAAATAATAACAACAGTATTAGTCTTCACTTTATTTCAAACTATGCAAGCTCAAAAAGGATTTAAACCTCTTTTTGACGGAAAAACAACAACAGGTTGGCATACTTACGGCAAAACTAACGTTAATGACGGGTGGAAAGTTGAGGATGGCGTTTTGCATTTTGATCCAGAGGCAGCCAAAAATGGTCAAGGAGGAGATTTAGTAACTGATGCGGAATATGAAAATTTTCATTTAAAAGTAGACTGGAAAGTAGCTCCGAATGCCAACAGTGGAATTATTTTTTACATTAATGAAAATCCTGCAAAATATAAAAACACGTATGAAACTGGTTTAGAAATGCAAGTTTTAGATAATGATGGTCATCCGGACGGAAAAATAACCAAACATCGTGCTGGAGATTTATACGATTTAATTCAAAGTAAATCAGAACCAGTAAAACCGGTTGGAGAATGGAATACAGCCGAAATTGTTTGTAAAAACGGGAAGTTGACTTACGTTTTAAACGGAGTTATTGTTATTGAAACAACTCTTTGGGATGACAACTTTAAAGCATTGGTTGCAGGAAGCAAATTTGCTGCTTGGCCAGGTTTTGGAACGTTTAAAAAAGGAAAAATTGCTTTGCAGGATCACGGCAATAATGTGTGGTATCGTAACATCATGATTAAAGAATGGAATACGATGGAAACAACAACTGGCTGCAAATAA